The following are encoded in a window of Mycobacteroides chelonae CCUG 47445 genomic DNA:
- a CDS encoding DUF952 domain-containing protein: MPPGEPELVHICSVEEWALAGEQGEHRPTSLAETGFVHLSEPYQVHLPANRLYRGRCDLVVLSVALNLLDSPVRWEPGVPSDPESMLFPHLYGPLPIAAVTSVANFRPGSDGFFEPLAPKHFLSYQRGS, translated from the coding sequence ATGCCGCCGGGTGAACCCGAACTCGTTCACATCTGTTCCGTCGAGGAGTGGGCGTTGGCGGGTGAACAGGGGGAGCATCGCCCCACGTCACTGGCCGAAACGGGATTTGTTCATCTTTCCGAGCCGTACCAGGTTCACCTTCCGGCCAACCGCTTGTATCGCGGAAGGTGTGATCTGGTCGTATTGTCTGTTGCCCTGAATCTGCTGGACTCTCCGGTACGTTGGGAACCGGGCGTGCCGAGCGACCCCGAATCGATGCTGTTCCCTCATCTATACGGACCGCTGCCGATCGCCGCAGTTACTTCCGTGGCGAACTTCCGGCCGGGATCGGATGGCTTTTTTGAGCCGCTGGCACCTAAGCACTTCCTAAGCTATCAACGTGGTAGCTAG
- a CDS encoding VOC family protein: MKIRDVQITATDVVSAARFYAETLELPVQLDGNRATVRIGSSTLTMVPGRAYHGAHHIAFTIPAGSLPAAKEWLSARVPLQTDNQWHDEFDCAPHWQARSIYFAGPDNAVLELIERNILDNRIDRPFGVGDIRSLSEVGFGVSDVLETQRLLRDTLGLLPFGEPAPGFGPVGDHDGLFILVPSDVTWRPENRLPPAAAPTVVTADVPTPLEIGEHYLIQPLGA, translated from the coding sequence ATGAAGATTCGCGATGTACAGATCACCGCCACCGACGTAGTCTCGGCCGCACGTTTCTATGCCGAAACCCTGGAATTGCCGGTACAACTCGACGGGAACCGCGCCACGGTCCGCATCGGGAGCAGCACCCTGACGATGGTTCCGGGTAGGGCATATCACGGCGCGCATCACATCGCCTTCACAATCCCTGCGGGGAGCCTGCCTGCCGCCAAGGAGTGGCTCTCGGCACGGGTCCCCTTACAGACCGACAACCAATGGCATGACGAATTCGACTGCGCGCCCCATTGGCAGGCCCGCAGCATCTACTTCGCCGGCCCCGACAACGCCGTCCTCGAACTCATCGAACGCAACATCCTCGACAACCGCATCGATCGTCCATTCGGCGTCGGCGATATCCGTTCACTCAGCGAGGTCGGCTTCGGGGTATCCGATGTGCTGGAGACTCAGCGGCTTCTGCGCGACACACTGGGTCTGCTGCCGTTCGGTGAACCCGCGCCGGGCTTCGGCCCGGTGGGCGATCATGACGGCCTGTTCATCCTGGTGCCCTCCGATGTCACGTGGCGCCCCGAGAATCGGCTCCCACCTGCCGCCGCGCCCACCGTGGTGACCGCAGATGTACCCACCCCGCTGGAGATCGGCGAGCACTACCTGATTCAACCGCTAGGAGCGTGA
- a CDS encoding DUF3039 domain-containing protein, with product MDTQTLERPDTTVDESTDSDRPKVFHYVKKDKIVESAVMGNHVVALCGEVFPVTKSAKPGSPVCPDCKRIYEMMKKD from the coding sequence ATGGACACGCAGACGCTCGAGCGTCCGGACACCACCGTCGACGAGAGCACCGACAGTGACAGGCCGAAGGTCTTTCACTACGTCAAGAAGGACAAGATCGTGGAGAGCGCGGTCATGGGAAACCATGTGGTCGCCCTGTGCGGTGAGGTTTTTCCGGTCACCAAGTCGGCCAAACCCGGCTCACCGGTGTGCCCCGACTGCAAGCGCATCTACGAAATGATGAAGAAGGACTAG
- a CDS encoding sterol desaturase family protein → MTRAARKSMTLRDALVEFVKHPTPWMLVVWSAALLGARLAVGDWTIADAITPVVLVAISPIAEWLIHVGILHWRPRSVGPVKIDSRLARDHRLHHQDPRDIPLVFIPWPSLVVVIIGLTLAALFAFPRTGLGLTFALTVALFLVFYEWTHYLVHTDYKPRHAIYRAVWRNHRYHHFKNENYWFTVTSSGTADRLLGTYPDPQQVQSSPTVRNLHASSITG, encoded by the coding sequence ATGACCCGTGCCGCACGTAAGTCGATGACTCTGCGCGATGCCCTTGTCGAATTCGTCAAGCACCCCACCCCCTGGATGCTTGTCGTATGGTCCGCCGCTCTACTCGGTGCGCGACTCGCCGTCGGTGACTGGACAATCGCCGATGCCATCACACCCGTTGTGCTGGTAGCGATCTCGCCTATCGCCGAGTGGCTCATCCACGTAGGAATCCTGCACTGGCGCCCGCGCTCGGTGGGGCCGGTGAAAATCGACTCGCGGCTCGCCCGTGATCACCGCCTGCATCATCAGGATCCGCGGGACATCCCGCTGGTGTTCATCCCCTGGCCAAGTCTGGTCGTGGTGATCATCGGATTGACCCTGGCCGCACTCTTTGCGTTCCCGCGCACGGGACTTGGGCTCACCTTCGCACTCACAGTGGCGTTGTTCCTGGTGTTCTACGAGTGGACGCACTACCTCGTCCATACCGACTACAAACCCCGCCACGCGATCTATCGCGCGGTCTGGCGAAACCACCGGTACCACCACTTCAAGAATGAGAACTACTGGTTTACCGTCACCAGCTCGGGAACCGCAGACCGCCTACTCGGAACCTATCCGGATCCACAACAGGTGCAATCTTCACCGACGGTGCGAAACCTGCACGCGTCCAGCATTACTGGCTAG
- a CDS encoding YihY/virulence factor BrkB family protein, whose amino-acid sequence MSDKPRHFSFGRDVLHVMRRTAVKSWDDSIFAQSAQAAFWQVLSLPPLLLGILGSLTFVGPLFGPDTLPEIQERILRVANSVFSKSVVTEIIEPTIVDIMRDGRGEVVSIGFVISLWAGSSAISSFVDSVVEAHDQTPLRHPVRQRFFALGLYVAALAMAVVTLPVIALGPKRIAEVVPDSWNAVLRYGYFPLFGIALVALVTLLYRVSLPRPLPSHRLWIGALLAVTFFVIASLGLRFYLNWITRTGYTYGALATPIAFLLFAFMLGFAIVLGAELNAAIEENWPAGATHARQLREWLSPQNGGNTAPSSPDEAAPEKAPEGC is encoded by the coding sequence ATGAGTGATAAGCCACGCCATTTCTCGTTCGGTCGAGACGTCTTGCACGTAATGCGCCGCACGGCCGTAAAGAGTTGGGACGACTCGATTTTCGCGCAGTCGGCGCAGGCCGCCTTCTGGCAGGTGTTGTCACTACCGCCGCTTCTTTTGGGGATCCTGGGGAGTCTGACGTTCGTCGGGCCGCTGTTCGGACCGGACACGCTGCCCGAGATCCAGGAGCGAATCCTGCGGGTGGCCAACAGTGTTTTCAGCAAGAGCGTGGTCACCGAGATCATCGAGCCCACCATCGTCGACATCATGCGCGACGGGCGCGGCGAGGTGGTCTCCATCGGATTCGTCATCTCACTGTGGGCAGGGTCCTCGGCGATATCTAGCTTTGTGGACTCCGTGGTGGAGGCGCACGACCAGACACCCCTGCGCCATCCCGTGCGCCAGCGGTTCTTTGCGCTGGGCCTGTACGTCGCCGCGCTGGCGATGGCGGTGGTGACCTTGCCGGTGATCGCCCTCGGACCCAAACGGATCGCCGAGGTGGTACCCGACTCGTGGAATGCGGTGCTGCGTTACGGCTACTTCCCGCTCTTCGGCATCGCACTGGTGGCCCTGGTGACGCTGCTGTACCGGGTATCCCTACCGCGGCCTCTTCCTTCGCACCGGCTGTGGATCGGTGCGCTGCTGGCGGTGACGTTCTTCGTGATCGCCAGCCTGGGGCTGCGGTTCTACCTGAACTGGATCACCCGCACCGGATACACCTACGGCGCGCTGGCGACCCCCATCGCGTTCTTGCTGTTCGCGTTCATGCTGGGATTCGCGATCGTACTGGGCGCCGAGCTGAATGCCGCGATCGAGGAGAACTGGCCGGCCGGGGCCACCCACGCCCGGCAGCTGCGGGAATGGCTGAGCCCCCAAAACGGCGGCAACACCGCCCCGAGCAGCCCCGACGAGGCGGCTCCGGAGAAAGCCCCTGAAGGCTGCTAG
- a CDS encoding DUF3099 domain-containing protein, translating into MRKELSFDDDGHPVLITAAAVSVEEQHRARVRRYLTLMAFRIPALLGAAWAYSVWHNGWISLAILAASIPLPWMAVLIANDRPARKAEEPRRYGPQEHRHSLFPTAERRAIDPAPPPQPRTPPEGSAGPS; encoded by the coding sequence ATGAGAAAAGAGCTGTCGTTCGATGACGACGGCCACCCTGTACTCATCACAGCGGCCGCGGTCTCGGTCGAAGAACAACACCGCGCCCGGGTACGCCGCTATTTGACGCTGATGGCGTTCCGGATCCCGGCACTACTGGGCGCCGCCTGGGCCTACAGCGTGTGGCACAACGGATGGATCTCGCTGGCGATCTTGGCGGCATCGATCCCACTGCCCTGGATGGCGGTGCTCATCGCCAACGACCGTCCGGCCCGCAAGGCCGAGGAACCGCGGCGATACGGGCCCCAGGAACATCGGCACTCGCTGTTTCCCACGGCGGAACGCCGAGCGATTGATCCCGCGCCTCCGCCGCAACCGCGCACCCCTCCGGAAGGCTCCGCTGGCCCGTCTTAG
- a CDS encoding DUF7455 domain-containing protein — protein MNATLTSPELTKADRCDRCGAAARVRATLPSGAQLLFCQHHANEHSEKLSAMSAVLYISGPDED, from the coding sequence ATGAACGCAACTCTGACCAGTCCAGAGCTGACGAAGGCTGACCGCTGCGATCGTTGCGGTGCGGCTGCTCGAGTCCGCGCCACACTCCCGTCGGGAGCGCAGCTGCTCTTTTGCCAGCACCACGCCAATGAGCACTCCGAGAAGCTGAGTGCGATGTCGGCTGTGCTGTACATCAGCGGTCCGGACGAGGATTAG
- a CDS encoding LLM class F420-dependent oxidoreductase has translation MTGRIRIGIQLRPAKAQNYKQWRDAVLRAEDKGVDVIFGYDHFHWPAGTLSSEGVVLDEVQPDVNNFEGWTALGSWAEVTSRAEIGLLVTGVGYRNPDLLADMARTVDHISDGRLILGVGAGWYERDYTTYGYEFGTAGSRFDLFEESLERIENRLGQLLPSPVRPIPILIGGGGEKRTIPLVARHAHIWHAFADVDTYRRKNDILIAEAERIGRDHNEIERSTSWGLDPARGLTAAEADAYAEVGARLFTVGIDADNDYDLSVLDAPLAWRDSRS, from the coding sequence GTGACCGGACGCATACGCATCGGAATTCAGCTGCGGCCCGCAAAGGCGCAGAACTACAAACAGTGGCGCGACGCCGTGCTGCGCGCCGAAGACAAGGGAGTGGACGTCATCTTCGGCTATGACCACTTCCATTGGCCCGCAGGAACCCTCAGCAGCGAGGGAGTGGTGCTCGACGAGGTACAGCCCGACGTCAACAACTTCGAGGGCTGGACCGCCCTGGGGTCATGGGCCGAGGTCACCTCGCGGGCGGAGATAGGGCTGCTCGTGACGGGAGTGGGCTACCGCAATCCCGATCTGCTGGCCGATATGGCCCGCACCGTCGATCACATCAGCGACGGTCGGCTGATTCTCGGGGTCGGCGCCGGCTGGTACGAAAGGGACTACACCACCTACGGATATGAGTTCGGTACGGCGGGTTCTCGATTCGATCTGTTCGAGGAGAGTCTGGAACGCATCGAGAACCGGTTGGGTCAGTTGCTGCCGTCGCCCGTGCGTCCCATCCCGATCTTGATAGGTGGTGGGGGAGAGAAGCGCACCATTCCACTGGTGGCCCGGCACGCCCACATCTGGCACGCGTTCGCCGATGTGGACACCTACCGGCGAAAGAACGACATCCTGATCGCCGAGGCCGAACGAATCGGACGTGACCACAATGAAATCGAACGCTCGACCAGCTGGGGGCTGGACCCCGCACGCGGGTTGACGGCCGCGGAGGCCGACGCCTATGCCGAGGTGGGTGCAAGGCTGTTCACCGTGGGCATCGACGCCGACAACGATTACGACCTCTCGGTACTCGATGCCCCGCTGGCCTGGCGCGATTCACGCTCCTAG
- a CDS encoding methylated-DNA--[protein]-cysteine S-methyltransferase, translated as MGPAILGSVSTVGHCFFDTAIGACAIAWSDNGIVALQLPENDDAATLARIRRPPGSELTPPPFVAEAIDGLTRVLDGEDDDLQWVQLDLDGITDFDREVYAVTRAIGPGSTRSYGEVAAAVGAPGAAQAVGQSLGRNPIPLLVPCHRVLAADHSLHGFSAYGGVVTKRELLRLEHAPGFDDPTLF; from the coding sequence GTGGGTCCGGCCATACTGGGCAGCGTGAGCACTGTCGGCCATTGCTTCTTCGACACCGCCATTGGCGCCTGCGCCATCGCGTGGAGCGACAACGGCATCGTCGCGTTGCAGCTGCCCGAGAATGACGATGCGGCCACCCTGGCCAGGATCCGGCGTCCCCCGGGGAGCGAACTTACGCCGCCGCCCTTCGTGGCCGAGGCGATCGACGGCCTGACGCGAGTCCTTGACGGTGAGGACGACGACCTGCAGTGGGTTCAACTGGACCTTGACGGCATCACCGATTTCGATCGCGAGGTCTACGCGGTGACAAGGGCCATCGGCCCCGGCTCGACCCGCAGCTACGGTGAGGTGGCGGCAGCCGTCGGTGCACCTGGCGCAGCACAGGCCGTCGGACAGTCATTGGGCCGCAATCCGATTCCGTTACTTGTCCCCTGCCATCGTGTGCTCGCCGCCGATCACAGCCTGCATGGCTTCTCCGCCTACGGCGGTGTCGTCACCAAGCGCGAACTACTCAGACTCGAACACGCCCCGGGTTTCGACGACCCGACACTGTTCTGA
- a CDS encoding FAD-containing oxidoreductase, with amino-acid sequence MSTHFDAVVVGAGQAGPSLAARLRSAGMTVAIVERHLFGGTCVNTGCRPTKALVASAHAAHMARDAARWGVVVDGAVSMDMARVRERKDSVILPSRNGGEKWLKDLGCTIYHEHARFISPTELAVGDEIISADKVFLNVGGRAVVPDWPGVDDVPLLTNSSLIEYDGIPEHLVVIGGSYVGLEFAQIYRRFGSQVTVVHRGPRLVEREDPDASAIIQEVLEREGISFRLNASCISLSRTNNGVGVGVDCTQGAPEVVGSHVLVAVGRRPNTDDLGLENAGVITDDRGYITVDDQLRTNVPGIWALGDCNGRGAFTHTSYNDFEIVAANLLDDDPRRVTDRLPCYALYTDPPLGRVGMTETQARTSGHSVLVGRKPMSQVGRALEKGETDGYMQVLVDADTDLILGATILGVGGDEVVHCLLDTMQYGVPARQLQRTVHIHPTVAEFLPTILGDLQPLA; translated from the coding sequence GTGAGCACACATTTTGACGCCGTCGTCGTGGGCGCCGGCCAGGCCGGCCCGTCCTTGGCCGCCCGCCTACGCAGCGCGGGGATGACGGTGGCGATCGTGGAACGCCATCTATTCGGCGGCACCTGCGTGAACACCGGCTGTCGCCCCACCAAGGCGCTCGTCGCCAGCGCGCATGCCGCCCATATGGCACGCGATGCCGCGCGGTGGGGCGTGGTCGTCGATGGCGCGGTGAGCATGGACATGGCCCGCGTGCGCGAACGCAAGGATTCGGTGATCCTGCCGTCCCGCAATGGCGGTGAGAAGTGGCTCAAGGATCTGGGCTGCACTATCTACCACGAGCACGCACGCTTCATCTCCCCCACCGAGCTCGCCGTCGGCGACGAAATCATCTCCGCCGACAAGGTGTTTCTGAATGTCGGCGGCCGGGCGGTCGTGCCGGACTGGCCCGGTGTCGACGATGTTCCGCTGTTGACCAACAGCTCACTCATCGAATACGACGGCATCCCCGAACATCTCGTCGTCATTGGCGGCAGCTATGTCGGGCTGGAATTCGCGCAGATCTATCGCCGGTTCGGCAGCCAGGTCACCGTGGTGCACCGCGGGCCACGGCTCGTGGAACGTGAAGACCCCGACGCCTCGGCGATCATCCAGGAAGTCCTGGAGCGTGAGGGAATCTCCTTCCGGCTCAACGCCTCCTGTATCAGCCTGTCCCGCACGAACAATGGAGTCGGGGTCGGCGTCGACTGCACACAGGGCGCGCCCGAAGTGGTCGGCTCTCATGTGCTTGTCGCGGTCGGGCGCCGGCCCAACACCGACGACTTGGGTCTGGAGAACGCCGGCGTCATCACCGACGATCGTGGATACATCACGGTCGACGACCAGCTGCGCACCAACGTGCCGGGCATCTGGGCCCTGGGCGACTGCAACGGCCGCGGGGCGTTCACACACACCTCATACAACGACTTCGAGATCGTGGCCGCGAATCTGCTCGACGACGATCCGCGACGGGTCACCGACAGACTGCCCTGCTATGCCCTGTACACCGATCCGCCGCTGGGGCGCGTCGGCATGACCGAGACGCAGGCGCGCACTTCGGGACACTCCGTACTCGTCGGCCGCAAGCCGATGAGTCAGGTCGGCCGCGCCCTCGAAAAGGGCGAAACCGACGGCTATATGCAGGTTTTGGTCGATGCCGACACCGATCTCATCCTGGGCGCAACCATCCTCGGGGTGGGCGGCGACGAGGTGGTGCACTGCCTGCTCGACACCATGCAATACGGGGTGCCCGCACGACAACTTCAGCGCACCGTGCACATCCATCCCACGGTGGCGGAGTTCTTGCCGACGATTCTGGGTGATCTCCAACCGCTCGCTTGA
- a CDS encoding sigma-70 family RNA polymerase sigma factor produces MANATTRPARTTESDDLDTQSPAADLVRVYLNGIGKTALLTAEDEVELAKRIEAGLYAQHLLDTKKRLGEARKKDLAAIVREGSAARSHLLEANLRLVVSLAKRYTGRGMPLLDLIQEGNLGLIRAMEKFDYAKGFKFSTYATWWIRQAITRGMADQSRTIRLPVHLVEQVNKLARIKRELHQRLGREASDEELAEESGIPVEKIGDLLDHSRDPVSLDMPVGTDEEAPLGDFIEDTEAMSAENAVIAELLHSDVRSVLATLDEREQQVIRLRYGLDDGQARTLDQIGKLFGLSRERVRQIEREVMTKLRHGDRAERLRSYAS; encoded by the coding sequence ATGGCAAACGCCACGACCCGTCCGGCCCGTACTACTGAGTCCGACGATCTGGACACCCAAAGTCCAGCCGCCGACCTCGTGCGGGTGTATTTGAACGGCATCGGCAAGACTGCTCTGCTCACGGCGGAGGACGAAGTCGAGCTGGCAAAACGGATCGAGGCGGGGCTGTACGCCCAGCACCTTCTGGACACCAAGAAACGCCTCGGCGAGGCCCGCAAGAAGGATCTGGCAGCCATCGTGCGGGAAGGTAGCGCCGCGCGCAGCCACCTGCTGGAGGCCAACCTGCGGCTGGTGGTGTCGCTGGCCAAGCGCTACACCGGACGCGGAATGCCGCTGCTGGACCTCATCCAGGAGGGCAACCTGGGCTTGATCCGCGCTATGGAGAAGTTCGACTACGCCAAGGGGTTCAAGTTCTCGACCTACGCCACCTGGTGGATCCGTCAGGCCATCACCCGCGGCATGGCCGATCAGAGCCGCACCATCCGCCTGCCAGTGCACCTGGTGGAGCAGGTGAACAAGCTGGCTCGCATCAAGCGTGAGCTGCACCAGCGGCTTGGCCGCGAGGCCAGCGACGAGGAACTGGCCGAGGAGTCCGGCATTCCCGTGGAGAAGATCGGGGATCTGCTGGACCACAGCCGGGATCCGGTAAGCCTGGACATGCCGGTTGGTACCGACGAAGAAGCGCCGCTTGGCGACTTTATCGAGGACACCGAGGCCATGTCGGCGGAGAACGCCGTCATCGCCGAGCTACTGCACTCGGACGTGCGCAGCGTGCTGGCCACTCTCGACGAGCGTGAGCAGCAGGTCATCCGGCTTCGGTACGGACTCGATGACGGACAGGCCCGCACACTCGACCAGATCGGCAAGCTGTTCGGACTGTCTCGCGAGCGGGTGCGTCAGATCGAGCGTGAAGTCATGACGAAGCTGCGCCACGGCGACCGCGCAGAACGCCTGCGTTCGTACGCGAGCTAG
- a CDS encoding membrane protein gives MTGLYVAALLIGIVAGLRAMTPLAVLSWAAFAKCLLVEGTWASFLASLIVAIIATVLAVGEIVNDKLPKTPSRKAPPAFAARVVLGAFYGAVLGTLAGGTSPGLIIGLVLGAIGAVVGTLGGAWARGKLAEAFGKDLPAALTEDAITVAAAVAITLVLAT, from the coding sequence ATGACCGGTTTGTATGTAGCTGCACTTCTCATCGGTATCGTCGCGGGCCTGCGCGCGATGACGCCACTTGCCGTTTTGAGCTGGGCAGCATTCGCCAAATGTCTTCTGGTGGAGGGTACCTGGGCATCGTTCTTGGCGAGCCTGATCGTCGCCATCATCGCCACGGTGCTGGCCGTCGGCGAGATCGTCAACGACAAGCTGCCCAAGACGCCGAGCCGCAAGGCGCCGCCCGCGTTCGCGGCACGGGTGGTGCTGGGCGCCTTCTACGGGGCGGTCCTCGGCACCCTGGCGGGCGGCACCTCTCCCGGACTCATCATCGGTCTGGTGCTCGGCGCCATCGGTGCGGTGGTCGGCACCCTGGGCGGGGCCTGGGCTCGGGGCAAGCTGGCCGAAGCCTTCGGTAAGGACCTGCCCGCCGCCCTGACCGAGGATGCGATCACGGTTGCGGCGGCCGTGGCGATCACCCTGGTGCTCGCCACGTGA
- a CDS encoding DUF692 family multinuclear iron-containing protein has product MASSNHPLKTVLADEPAVGASWRPELAAMFNQGAVTDDALSLAFTEIVAENFRPGALPVELTRLREAGTVVVPHGVSLGLAGADLPDAKRVKHLAALAAELNAPMVSEHVAFVRAGFESGGQHGVLEAGHLVAPPRTTLALDVLVDNVSRVQDDLGVPLALENVATTLQWPENELSEPDYLRELSRRTGCWLVLDVPNLYATAVASGTDPIAMLRRFPIERVAYVHIAGGRFEGDLYWDTHSDTIIDPVADLLTEFVVLTSGRGLGVLIERDGSIDEASVSADLSVVRQAIKAGVVHA; this is encoded by the coding sequence GTGGCCTCTTCAAATCACCCGCTTAAGACCGTGCTGGCCGATGAGCCCGCGGTTGGCGCCTCGTGGCGTCCAGAGCTTGCTGCGATGTTCAACCAGGGGGCCGTCACCGACGACGCCCTGAGCCTCGCCTTCACCGAGATCGTCGCCGAGAACTTTCGCCCCGGAGCGCTGCCCGTCGAACTGACGCGCCTTCGTGAGGCGGGCACCGTCGTCGTGCCGCACGGCGTGTCATTGGGTCTTGCCGGAGCCGATCTGCCAGACGCCAAGCGCGTCAAGCACCTGGCCGCCCTCGCCGCGGAGCTCAATGCTCCGATGGTCAGCGAGCATGTCGCGTTCGTGCGGGCAGGCTTCGAAAGTGGAGGCCAGCACGGCGTCCTAGAGGCGGGGCACCTGGTGGCTCCGCCGCGCACCACATTGGCTTTGGATGTGTTGGTGGACAACGTTTCCCGAGTGCAAGACGACCTCGGTGTGCCGTTGGCGCTGGAGAATGTGGCGACCACCTTGCAGTGGCCCGAGAACGAGCTGAGCGAGCCCGACTACCTGCGGGAACTATCCCGGCGCACCGGCTGTTGGCTGGTGCTCGACGTGCCCAACCTGTATGCGACGGCGGTGGCCTCGGGCACTGATCCCATCGCGATGCTGCGCCGTTTCCCGATCGAGCGTGTCGCGTACGTGCACATCGCCGGTGGCCGGTTCGAGGGCGATCTGTACTGGGATACCCACTCCGACACGATCATCGATCCGGTGGCCGATCTGCTCACCGAGTTCGTGGTGCTCACCTCGGGCCGCGGCCTGGGCGTGCTGATCGAACGCGATGGATCGATCGACGAAGCCAGCGTGAGCGCCGACCTTTCGGTGGTCCGCCAGGCGATCAAGGCCGGTGTTGTTCATGCTTGA
- a CDS encoding FadR/GntR family transcriptional regulator, which yields MALQPIARQSIPDEIFSQLAAQVLTGDRTPGDTLPSERALAEALGVSRTAVREALGRLERSGLIHIRQGGSTVIRDYRSDAGFDVLPLLLAYGGDVDRRTLASVIEARAIIGPQVARLAAQRSHQNPGVADQLRTMTADLEAENDPLQRMWQALGFWELVIDTADSIAFRLVFNTMRDSYVRALDVLVNVMAAEVGDIGHYRALADAIATQNPDAAQEAAVAMLALGTKAFDELLEELMDESENQK from the coding sequence ATGGCACTGCAGCCGATCGCCCGGCAGTCGATACCCGATGAGATATTCAGCCAGCTCGCGGCGCAGGTCCTCACCGGTGACCGCACCCCGGGTGACACGTTGCCCAGCGAGCGCGCCCTCGCCGAAGCCCTCGGAGTGTCTCGCACAGCGGTCCGCGAAGCGCTGGGCCGACTGGAGCGCTCGGGCCTGATTCACATCCGCCAGGGCGGGTCCACGGTGATCCGGGATTACCGCAGCGACGCCGGCTTCGACGTGCTACCACTACTGCTCGCCTACGGCGGAGATGTGGATCGCCGCACACTCGCGAGCGTCATCGAGGCCCGGGCCATCATCGGCCCCCAGGTGGCACGCTTGGCCGCACAACGATCTCACCAGAATCCCGGCGTCGCAGATCAGCTGCGCACAATGACCGCCGACCTGGAAGCGGAAAACGATCCGCTACAACGAATGTGGCAAGCACTCGGGTTCTGGGAGCTAGTCATCGATACCGCCGACTCGATTGCTTTCCGGCTGGTGTTCAACACCATGCGCGACTCTTATGTGCGGGCGCTGGATGTGCTCGTCAACGTGATGGCCGCCGAAGTCGGCGACATCGGCCACTACCGCGCGCTCGCCGATGCCATCGCCACACAAAATCCAGACGCCGCGCAAGAGGCCGCCGTTGCAATGCTTGCCTTGGGCACCAAGGCCTTTGACGAACTCCTGGAGGAACTCATGGACGAATCGGAGAACCAGAAATGA
- a CDS encoding RidA family protein, producing MERVNISSGGEWEAAVGYSRAVRVGPHVAVAGTTAARQGQAPVGGDDIAEQTREALRRIESALSQAGATLGDVIRTRIFVTDIGRWREVGLAHGEFFGDICPAATMVEVSALIDPALLVEIEADAITLNWSDH from the coding sequence ATGGAACGCGTGAACATTTCGTCAGGCGGCGAATGGGAAGCAGCCGTCGGCTACTCGCGTGCGGTGCGGGTCGGCCCGCACGTCGCCGTCGCCGGCACCACGGCGGCACGTCAGGGCCAAGCGCCCGTCGGCGGTGACGACATCGCCGAACAGACCCGCGAGGCGCTGCGCCGAATCGAGTCGGCACTTAGCCAAGCGGGCGCCACCCTGGGCGATGTCATACGCACCCGCATCTTCGTCACCGATATCGGGCGGTGGCGTGAGGTCGGTTTGGCCCACGGCGAGTTTTTCGGCGATATCTGCCCGGCAGCCACCATGGTCGAGGTGTCGGCGCTCATCGATCCAGCGCTGCTGGTCGAGATCGAGGCCGATGCCATCACATTAAATTGGTCAGACCACTAG